The following are encoded in a window of Syntrophorhabdaceae bacterium genomic DNA:
- a CDS encoding redox-sensing transcriptional repressor Rex, which yields MTNVEGKNDLPTKPIPEPTLRRLPLYYQYLKKVRGQQKGDFISCTQIGNDLSILPIQVRKDLGVAEAVGKPKLGYDIEELISIIEEFLGWNNTKDAYLVGVGHLGTALLGFERFKEYGLNIIAAFDIDKEKIGQTIHGVKVFHLGKLPNMVKRMGIKIGILTVPATPAQDLTNEMVNAGIRAIWNFSPVRVNVPPDIIVQHENLASSLVVLAKKLTLARKTQS from the coding sequence ATGACAAACGTGGAGGGCAAGAACGATCTTCCAACAAAGCCCATCCCCGAACCGACGTTGAGAAGGCTCCCTCTTTACTACCAGTACCTGAAGAAAGTACGCGGCCAGCAGAAGGGGGACTTCATCTCCTGTACGCAGATCGGCAACGATCTGAGCATACTTCCCATTCAGGTGCGCAAGGACCTGGGAGTCGCCGAGGCCGTCGGGAAACCGAAGCTTGGCTATGACATCGAAGAGCTTATCTCCATAATTGAGGAATTCCTCGGGTGGAATAATACGAAAGATGCCTATCTCGTCGGCGTGGGTCACCTTGGGACGGCGCTCCTCGGGTTCGAGAGATTCAAGGAATACGGCCTCAATATCATAGCCGCCTTCGATATCGACAAGGAAAAGATCGGCCAGACCATCCATGGCGTCAAGGTCTTTCATCTCGGGAAGCTTCCCAACATGGTAAAACGCATGGGCATTAAGATCGGTATCCTTACCGTCCCTGCAACTCCGGCCCAGGACCTCACCAACGAAATGGTCAATGCGGGCATACGGGCCATCTGGAACTTCTCTCCGGTGAGGGTGAACGTCCCTCCCGACATAATCGTCCAGCACGAGAACCTCGCCTCGTCTCTCGTGGTTCTGGCTAAAAAACTGACACTGGCAAGAAAAACTCAATCGTAA